The following coding sequences are from one Lolium rigidum isolate FL_2022 chromosome 6, APGP_CSIRO_Lrig_0.1, whole genome shotgun sequence window:
- the LOC124664549 gene encoding probable glutathione S-transferase GSTU6 — MAGGGGGEEVKLLGHWGSGFALRVRLALYLKGVHYTYVEEDLRNKSDLLLRCNPVHKAVPVLIHNGRPICESQIILQYIDETPFFSGSGSTCTLLPADPHERAVARFWAAYVDDEIGAPWDKAFRSRTEEERAAWMGKVAAAVPGLERGLSECTDGGRKGYFFGGAGGVGYVDVVLGGVAPYVHAMEKVSGLRLFDGGKTPLLAAWLERFGELEVARAVLPDVDRVVGYVRMIHAKNAAKAAE; from the coding sequence atggccggaggaggaggaggagaggaggtgaAGCTGCTGGGCCACTGGGGGAGCGGGTTCGCGCTCCGGGTGCGGCTAGCCCTCTACCTCAAGGGCGTCCACTACACCTACGTCGAGGAGGACCTGCGCAACAAGAgcgacctcctcctccgctgcaacCCCGTCCACAAAGCCGTGCCCGTGCTCATCCACAACGGCCGCCCCATCTGCGAGTCCCAGATCATCCTCCAGTACATCGACGAGACccccttcttctccggctccggTTCCACGTGCACACTCCTCCCCGCCGACCCCCACGAGCGCGCCGTCGCCCGGTTCTGGGCGGCCTACGTGGACGACGAGATCGGCGCGCCGTGGGACAAGGCGTTCAGGTCGAGGAcagaggaggagagggcggcatggatggggaaggtggcggcggcggtgccggGTCTGGAGCGGGGGCTGAGTGAGTGCACCGACGGGGGTCGCAAGGGCTACTTCTTCGGCGGCGCTGGTGGAGTCGGGTACGTCGACGTCGTGCTCGGCGGCGTGGCGCCGTACGTGCACGCGATGGAGAAGGTCTCCGGCCTGAGGCTGTTTGACGGCGGAAAGACGCCGCTGCTGGCGGCGTGGCTGGAGCGGTTCGGCGAGCTCGAGGTCGCCAGGGCCGTGCTCCCGGACGTCGACCGGGTGGTGGGCTACGTCAGGATGAtacacgccaagaacgccgccaagGCTGCAGAGTGA